Proteins from one Chiloscyllium punctatum isolate Juve2018m chromosome 4, sChiPun1.3, whole genome shotgun sequence genomic window:
- the vcpkmt gene encoding protein N-lysine methyltransferase METTL21D, translating into MAGVEAGYFVRALELRSGAELRIKQCDTGDVGCVVWDAALVLAKYLETSSFYRDGLHTFTGKSVVELGSGTGLVGLMASVLGAHVTVTDLEDMQELLNINISDNKHLVTGSIDAKVLKWGESVKDLPPDPDYILVADCIYYEQSLEPLLRTMKELAGKNTCIICCYEERTMGNNPEIEIRFFKLLQTDFEIEEIPLDKHDEEYKSEDIHILQIKRK; encoded by the exons ATGGCTGGTGTCGAGGCTGGATATTTTGTGCGGGCCTTAGAGCTGCGGTCCGGTGCCGAGCTCCGTATCAAGCAGTGTGATACCGGCGATGTGGGCTGTGTGGTTTGGGACGCGGCACTGGTGCTGGCCAAGTACCTAGAGACCAGCTCCTTCTACCGGGATGGCCTTCACACCTTTACCGGGAAGAGCGTGGTGGAGCTGGGCTCAGGCACCGGACTAGTGGGCCTGATGGCTTCAGTTCTGGG GGCGCATGTCACAGTCACAGATCTTGAAGACATGCAGGAGTTACTTAACATAAACATCAGTGATAACAAGCACTTAGTTACTGGTTCTATCGATGCAAAGGTACTTAAATG GGGAGAAAGTGTGAAAGACCTTCCACCTGACCCAGACTACATTCTTGTGGCAGACTGTATTTACTATGAGCAG TCTTTAGAGCCTCTACTGAGGACGATGAAGGAGCTTGCAGGGAAGAATACCTGCATCATATGTTGCTATGAAGAGAGGACAATGGGAAACAACCCTGAAATAGAGATTCGTTTTTTTAAG CTTTTGCAGACTGATTTTGAAATAGAAGAGATTCCATTGGACAAGCATGATGAGGAATACAAAAGTGAAGACATTCATATTTTGCAGATAAAGAGAAAATGA